From a single Ischnura elegans chromosome 7, ioIscEleg1.1, whole genome shotgun sequence genomic region:
- the LOC124162666 gene encoding uncharacterized protein LOC124162666, with amino-acid sequence MDWSFVSRIVLLIIIGNIGYGNGLVRRCFSCRSRGDLGTCRDPFTYNATSIDVTHGVEAVPCASGWCGKFLEGGTSFKDDDYGIATQRLCLQRGPSDSEERCAYTKWNHKEVFMCFCLGDLCNSSSRLSNPLLGIVSALLLTFMRGG; translated from the exons ATGGATTGGAGCTTTGTGTCTCGGATTGTGTTACTTATCATCATAGGCAATATTGGCTACGGAAACG GATTGGTCCGCAGATGTTTTTCCTGTCGATCCCGTGGGGATTTGGGAACATGCAGAGACCCTTTCACATATAATGCAACGTCTATTGATGTAACTCATGGAGTTGAGGCCGTCCCTTGTGCCTCCGGATGGTGTGGAAAGTTTTTAGAAGGTGGAACAAGCTTCAAAGATGACG ACTATGGCATTGCAACTCAAAGGCTTTGCCTCCAACGAGGTCCTTCCGACAGCGAAGAGAGGTGTGCCTACACCAAATGGAACCACAAAGAAGTTTTCATGTGCTTCTGCCTAGGTGACCTGTGCAATTCTTCATCAAGACTATCCAACCCTCTTTTAGGCATCGTGTCAGCCCTCCTGCTCACTTTCATGCGTGGAGGATGA